In a genomic window of Mus musculus strain C57BL/6J chromosome 5 unlocalized genomic contig, GRCm38.p6 C57BL/6J MMCHR5_RANDOM_CTG5:
- the LOC100038995 gene encoding PRAME family member 8-like translates to MSGQTPPTLQKRARQTQLRDEALAISPLENVPAVYIPWLFQEAFAGRHNSLIKTMVAAWPFQYLPVGSLINMHNLETLQALLDGVDRRLTRKFPPGRPKLQVLDMRNVHHVFWNIGSDANDSDSDAETLDEKQVVKALPRYALRQRLKIIVDLSISSQLNEEKAYFLNWAKQRKGSINFCCTKMKIWDAPDKVIREIMNVFHPEHITELELYTDWTLLRLAHFAPYFGQMKNLEKVFLAPLHKNTSPIMNITGASKVKCIKKIISQFSKFNCLQHVFMKRVHFLRDHLHQILGCLRTPLQTLSITHCLISQTDLDSFSCCHNLFKLKNLEIRGVTLFALDLMPLRGLLGKLAGTLKSLDFQWCSMKDSQLIVLLPALSQCSQLNQINFYSNDFSMAILKDLLQHTATWSKMNVEQYPVPLECYDALGHVSRERFVELCQELMDTLRAKREPKSISFATNVCQNCGKTCVYGQGARLCSCLQ, encoded by the exons ATGAGTGGTCAGACCCCACCCACACTCCAGAAGCGAGCAAGGCAGACACAGCTGAGAGATGAGGCTTTGGCCATATCCCCTCTGGAGAACGTGCCAGCTGTGTACATCCCATGGCTGTTCCAAGAGGCCTTTGCTGGCAGACACAACTCGCTCATAAAGACAATGGTGGCAGCCTGGCCTTTCCAATATCTCCCTGTGGGGTCATTGATAAATATGCATAACCTGGAAACCTTGCAAGCTCTGCTAGATGGTGTAGACAGGAGACTGACAAGAAAATTTCCCCCCGG GAGGCCAAAACTTCAGGTTCTCGACATGAGAAATGTGCACCATGTCTTCTGGAACATAGGGAGCGATGCAAATGACAGTGACTCTGATGCAGAGACCTTGGATGAAAAGCAAGTAGTGAAGGCCCTTCCCAGATATGCACTGAGGCAGCGTCTGAAGATCATAGTTGATCTGTCAATCAGTTCTCAGctcaatgaagaaaaagcataTTTCTTGAATTGGGCCAAGCAGAGAAAGGGGTCCATAAATTTCTGCTGTACAAAGATGAAGATCTGGGATGCACCAGACAAAGTTATCAGAGAAATCATGAATGTTTTTCATCCAGAGCACATTACAGAATTAGAACTGTATACCGACTGGACTCTGTTGCGGCTGGCACATTTTGCTCCCTACTTTGGGCAGATGAAAAATCTTGAAAAAGTCTTCCTGGCACCACTCCACAAGAATACCTCCCCTATTATGAATATAACAGGGGCCTCAAAAGTCAAGTGTATCAAAAAGATTATTTCTCAGTTTTCCAAATTCAACTGTCTCCAACATGTCTTCATGAAACGTGTCCATTTTCTCAGAGACCACCTGCATCAGATCCTAGG GTGCCTGAGGACGCCCTTGCAGACCCTCTCCATCACTCACTGCCTAATTTCACAGACAGACTTGGATTCCTTTTCCTGCTGTCACAacctttttaagttaaaaaatctgGAAATCAGAGGAGTGACATTATTTGCTCTCGATCTTATGCCTCTGAGAGGTctcctaggaaaactggcaggtaCTCTTAAGTCTCTGGATTTTCAGTGGTGTAGCATGAAGGACTCCCAGCTCATTGTCCTCTTACCTGCCCTCAGTCAATGCTCTCAGCTCAACCAGATCAACTTCTACAGCAATGACTTCTCCATGGCCATCCTGAAGGACCTTTTGCAGCACACAGCCACCTGGAGCAAGATGAATGTGGAACAATACCCTGTCCCTCTGGAGTGCTATGATGCATTGGGTCATGTCTCCAGAGAAAGATTTGTGGAACTTTGTCAGGAGCTCATGGATACCCTCAGGGCCAAAAGAGAGCCTAAGAGCATATCTTTTGCAACAAATGTCTGCCAAAATTGTGGCAAGACCTGTGTCTATGGCCAGGGGGCAAGGCTTTGTTCCTGTTTGCAGTAA